In one window of Dokdonia sp. PRO95 DNA:
- a CDS encoding TIGR03643 family protein, with the protein MKKQEIPEFTERELDRIIEMAWEDRTTFDAIEMQFGIKEQLVIELMRREMKESSFRMWRKRVQGRKTKHEAKRAYGMDDARFKCSRQKQITHNKISKRR; encoded by the coding sequence ATGAAAAAGCAAGAAATACCAGAATTTACAGAACGCGAACTAGACCGTATTATAGAAATGGCTTGGGAGGATAGAACTACCTTTGACGCTATAGAAATGCAGTTCGGAATCAAGGAGCAACTTGTTATTGAATTAATGCGTCGTGAGATGAAGGAAAGTAGTTTCCGTATGTGGCGTAAGCGAGTGCAAGGACGTAAGACAAAGCATGAAGCAAAACGTGCTTATGGCATGGATGATGCACGTTTTAAATGCAGTCGTCAAAAACAGATTACACATAATAAAATTTCAAAAAGAAGGTAA
- a CDS encoding ATP-binding protein, whose amino-acid sequence MEEELRQVSSNCIRVCLIGPESSGKSTLSRKLAQHYSAPLVPEYARQYLQDLWDTEQKICRPMDLLPIAKGQIKLENTAIKNATNLVICDTDLLTTKTYSEAYYNGWCPELLEKMALENTYDLYLLTYIDTPWEQDDLRDRPERREEMFNYFKHNLEKYKKPFILVKGTVPERMVTATESINTLLV is encoded by the coding sequence ATGGAAGAAGAACTTAGACAAGTCAGCAGTAATTGCATAAGAGTTTGCCTTATTGGACCAGAAAGTAGTGGTAAAAGTACGCTTTCGCGAAAGCTAGCTCAGCATTACAGCGCACCCCTAGTTCCCGAATATGCAAGACAATATCTTCAAGATTTATGGGACACAGAGCAAAAGATATGTAGACCAATGGATTTGTTACCGATAGCCAAAGGCCAAATTAAACTAGAGAATACTGCTATAAAAAATGCCACAAATCTTGTTATTTGCGATACTGATTTACTCACTACAAAAACATATAGCGAGGCTTATTATAATGGCTGGTGTCCAGAATTATTAGAGAAAATGGCATTGGAAAACACATATGATTTGTATCTTTTAACGTACATAGATACTCCTTGGGAGCAAGATGACTTAAGAGATCGCCCAGAAAGAAGAGAGGAAATGTTTAATTATTTTAAACATAACTTAGAGAAATATAAAAAACCATTTATTCTTGTAAAAGGGACCGTTCCAGAAAGAATGGTAACTGCTACCGAATCTATAAATACACTTTTAGTTTGA
- a CDS encoding geranylgeranylglyceryl/heptaprenylglyceryl phosphate synthase, giving the protein MTIYSQIIHNRDKGVKLLAILIDPDKFELDPAFAKAYLKKIPTTTTHIFIGGSTDPALKTATVVQLLKAETALPIILFPGNYNQVTPDADAILFLSLLSGDNAEFLIGQQTKAARAVQQSKLEVIPTGYLLIDGGSVTAVQRVSKTSPMSQDDTERIVDTALAGQYLGKKCIYLEAGSGAKTAVKPSIIKAVCDTLNIPVIVGGGIRNSMQMELAYEAGATMVVIGTAFEENSWNDC; this is encoded by the coding sequence GTGACTATATACTCCCAGATAATACACAACAGAGACAAAGGCGTTAAGCTACTCGCAATTCTTATAGATCCAGATAAGTTTGAACTGGATCCCGCTTTCGCGAAAGCGTACTTGAAAAAAATACCCACCACTACAACTCACATTTTTATAGGCGGAAGTACAGATCCAGCACTTAAAACAGCAACTGTGGTCCAACTTCTAAAGGCCGAAACAGCATTACCCATTATTCTGTTTCCTGGAAATTACAATCAGGTTACTCCAGATGCAGACGCAATATTATTCTTATCACTACTTTCTGGTGATAATGCCGAATTTTTAATAGGCCAGCAAACCAAAGCTGCAAGAGCAGTACAACAAAGCAAGCTTGAGGTGATCCCTACTGGATATTTACTCATAGACGGCGGATCTGTAACCGCGGTGCAACGAGTGAGCAAGACGAGCCCAATGTCACAAGATGACACAGAACGCATAGTAGACACGGCACTTGCTGGACAATATTTGGGTAAAAAATGTATCTATCTAGAAGCAGGGAGTGGTGCAAAAACCGCAGTAAAACCTTCAATTATCAAAGCTGTTTGTGATACACTCAACATTCCAGTAATCGTGGGCGGAGGTATTAGAAATTCTATGCAAATGGAGCTGGCATATGAGGCTGGGGCAACAATGGTCGTTATAGGCACAGCTTTTGAAGAGAACTCATGGAATGACTGCTAA
- the pnuC gene encoding nicotinamide riboside transporter PnuC, which yields MSQIFDFLFGQYATYDTLDIVLELIAAVFTIASVVYSKRNNVLVFPTGMICTAIFVYLLLKWGLLGDMMINGYYFIMSVYGWYIWTQKVDGVAVTPITSATRKEHLLSVVIFITSAIFVYVVYIIFDKIEHWTSYVDMITTGIFFVGMWLMARRKIENWIYWIIGDIITVPLYFYKGLTFSSILYFALTIIAIFGYLAWKKNLDKSAVIA from the coding sequence ATGTCGCAGATTTTTGATTTCCTTTTTGGCCAGTACGCCACATACGACACCTTAGATATTGTATTAGAACTTATAGCTGCCGTATTTACAATCGCATCTGTAGTCTATTCAAAACGAAATAACGTTCTCGTTTTTCCTACAGGAATGATTTGTACAGCAATCTTTGTGTATCTACTTCTCAAATGGGGACTACTGGGAGACATGATGATTAATGGATACTACTTCATTATGAGTGTTTATGGATGGTACATCTGGACACAAAAAGTAGACGGTGTCGCGGTTACTCCTATTACGAGTGCTACTAGAAAGGAACACCTCCTCTCTGTAGTGATTTTTATTACATCTGCGATTTTTGTGTATGTCGTATATATCATTTTTGATAAAATTGAACATTGGACATCTTACGTAGATATGATAACTACAGGAATCTTTTTTGTAGGCATGTGGCTTATGGCTAGACGGAAGATTGAAAACTGGATATACTGGATCATAGGTGACATTATAACCGTACCCCTTTATTTTTATAAGGGACTCACTTTCAGCAGTATTTTATATTTTGCACTCACTATTATTGCCATTTTTGGATATTTAGCATGGAAGAAGAACTTAGACAAGTCAGCAGTAATTGCATAA
- a CDS encoding M20/M25/M40 family metallo-hydrolase → MKNHQILFLIVISLMIACAKTGALNAQSSIQQLSKEELQIINLVETHTEESIEFLKNVVNINSGTLNTKGVKEVGDVFSASFTDIGFTTNWIDMPSEMNRAGHLFASTEGKRGKRLLLIGHLDTVFEDDSEFQQFEMVNDSIAKGPGANDMKGGNVVVLYALKALREAGLLDDAQITVAFTGDEESTGKPLTISRKDLIDAAKNSDIALGFETSTGFDNATVARRGSSNWKVTVTGKRAHSSGIFRESVGAGANFELARILNGFYNEVRGPELLSFNPGMMLGGTTMELNPEESKGSIFGKGNVVAQTAYVQGGLRFISEEQKEEARAKMREIVANNLPHTSAVVEFEDSYPAMQPTPQNYEVLEILSQVSQDMGGPAVAAYDPGKRGAADTSFVAAYVACLDGLGTMGTGAHTPSETVNIKTIEMLTKRTAILIYRLINMER, encoded by the coding sequence ATGAAGAACCATCAGATATTATTTCTAATTGTAATTAGTTTAATGATTGCTTGCGCGAAAACAGGAGCACTCAATGCGCAATCTTCTATACAACAATTATCAAAAGAGGAACTACAAATTATAAACCTCGTAGAAACACATACAGAGGAAAGTATTGAGTTTCTTAAAAACGTGGTAAACATTAATAGTGGTACACTCAATACAAAAGGGGTGAAAGAAGTGGGCGATGTATTCTCTGCGTCTTTTACAGATATAGGTTTTACTACAAATTGGATTGATATGCCTTCCGAGATGAATAGAGCAGGACATCTATTTGCTAGTACAGAAGGAAAAAGAGGCAAGCGATTGCTGCTTATAGGACATCTAGATACCGTTTTTGAGGACGATAGCGAGTTTCAGCAATTTGAAATGGTGAATGATTCTATTGCAAAAGGTCCTGGCGCAAATGATATGAAAGGTGGTAACGTAGTAGTGCTATATGCACTTAAGGCTCTTAGAGAAGCAGGATTACTTGACGATGCGCAAATCACCGTAGCCTTCACAGGAGATGAGGAAAGTACCGGGAAACCACTCACAATAAGCAGAAAAGATTTGATAGATGCTGCAAAGAATTCGGATATCGCTTTAGGTTTTGAAACTTCGACAGGATTTGATAATGCTACCGTAGCAAGACGAGGATCTTCTAACTGGAAAGTTACAGTTACTGGAAAGAGAGCACACTCTAGCGGAATTTTTCGCGAAAGCGTAGGAGCAGGAGCAAATTTTGAACTTGCACGTATTCTCAACGGGTTCTATAATGAAGTAAGAGGCCCAGAATTACTGTCTTTTAATCCAGGCATGATGTTGGGAGGTACCACAATGGAGCTCAACCCAGAAGAAAGCAAAGGAAGTATTTTTGGAAAAGGAAATGTAGTTGCACAAACAGCATATGTGCAAGGAGGTCTTCGCTTTATCTCTGAAGAGCAGAAGGAAGAAGCACGAGCAAAAATGCGTGAGATTGTAGCAAATAATTTACCGCATACAAGCGCCGTTGTCGAGTTTGAAGATAGTTATCCAGCAATGCAACCTACTCCTCAAAATTATGAAGTGCTTGAAATTTTGAGCCAAGTGAGTCAAGATATGGGAGGTCCTGCTGTTGCGGCCTATGATCCTGGAAAGCGCGGTGCAGCAGATACTTCGTTTGTGGCAGCGTATGTGGCTTGCCTAGATGGTTTGGGAACTATGGGAACGGGAGCGCATACTCCTAGCGAGACTGTAAATATTAAAACTATAGAAATGCTCACAAAGCGTACGGCAATTCTGATTTACAGATTGATTAATATGGAAAGATAA
- a CDS encoding DUF2452 domain-containing protein yields MTKKKPDQVVYNEEKGKYDAALTPYATNLGAPAIVTDDVTTWKNSNISKVNHQFKTEYEELKAQYEVMMKKFEYNNLIYAAKFSFEPIVGAIYHLYRSKNGEPFLSLISPEECNWDFAGTFELKADKIWNRLDTPKEEEEENEK; encoded by the coding sequence ATGACAAAGAAAAAACCAGACCAGGTTGTTTATAATGAAGAGAAAGGCAAGTATGATGCTGCACTTACTCCTTATGCAACAAACTTAGGAGCGCCAGCTATCGTAACTGACGATGTAACTACATGGAAAAACTCAAATATCAGTAAGGTTAATCACCAATTTAAGACTGAATATGAGGAGTTAAAGGCACAGTATGAGGTGATGATGAAAAAATTTGAATATAACAATCTCATCTATGCTGCAAAGTTCTCTTTTGAGCCAATTGTAGGTGCGATTTATCACTTATATCGCTCTAAAAATGGAGAGCCATTTTTGTCTTTAATTTCGCCAGAAGAATGTAATTGGGATTTTGCCGGAACCTTTGAATTAAAGGCCGATAAAATCTGGAACCGACTAGATACTCCAAAAGAGGAAGAAGAAGAAAATGAAAAATAA
- a CDS encoding cryptochrome/photolyase family protein: MSTLRLILGDQLNHKHSWYQEQSDNVIYFMAEMRQETDYATHHIQKVVAFFKAMREFSDWLTSQGHKVIYYTLDAPENTQSLIDNLEQLIKEKNISLFEYQLPDEYRLDEMLSRFRESVNIEVKSYDTEHFMTSRTDLSSFFEGKKLFTMEYFYRMMRKKYDVMMINDKDPEGGKWNFDHSNRNKWKGDTLIPIEKTFDTNVSSLVKLIESAGVKTIGRIDEKNFAWPTTRTESLEVLDYFCEHLLVHFGDYQDAMDPDQAYLYHSRLSFAMNSKILDPQEVIETVINFWRAHQEEINISQVEGFVRQILGWREYMRGMYWKEMPAFATTNHLENHNALPDFYWTGKTKMNCLKCSINNSLDNAYAHHIQRLMITGNYALLTMCDPAQVDEWYLGIYIDAIEWVEITNTRGMSQWADGGKIATKPYVSSGSYINKMSNYCKGCHYKASKKTGEDACPFNSLYWNFLNEKQEYFKGNNRMSMMLSLLNKMDKKTLQAHQERAEDIIKNPANY, encoded by the coding sequence ATGAGCACTTTACGACTTATTCTGGGCGACCAGCTCAACCACAAGCACTCTTGGTATCAGGAGCAATCTGATAATGTAATTTATTTCATGGCAGAAATGCGCCAAGAAACAGATTATGCAACCCATCATATTCAAAAAGTTGTCGCCTTTTTTAAAGCAATGCGCGAGTTTTCTGATTGGCTTACATCTCAAGGACACAAAGTGATTTATTACACCTTAGATGCGCCTGAAAATACCCAAAGTCTCATTGACAACCTTGAGCAACTTATCAAGGAAAAAAATATATCACTATTTGAATATCAACTTCCAGATGAATACCGCCTGGACGAAATGTTATCACGCTTTCGCGAAAGCGTAAACATCGAAGTAAAGTCATACGATACAGAGCATTTTATGACTTCTCGTACCGATCTTAGTTCGTTTTTTGAAGGTAAAAAGCTCTTTACGATGGAATATTTTTACCGCATGATGCGCAAGAAATATGACGTCATGATGATAAACGATAAAGACCCAGAGGGTGGTAAATGGAACTTTGACCACAGTAACCGCAACAAGTGGAAAGGAGACACTTTAATCCCGATTGAAAAGACATTTGACACCAACGTCTCGTCTCTTGTAAAGCTCATTGAAAGTGCTGGAGTTAAAACAATAGGACGCATAGATGAAAAGAATTTTGCTTGGCCTACTACACGCACTGAATCACTTGAAGTGCTTGACTATTTCTGTGAACACTTGTTAGTTCATTTTGGCGATTATCAAGATGCCATGGATCCAGATCAAGCCTATTTATATCATAGCAGATTAAGCTTTGCTATGAATAGTAAGATTCTAGATCCTCAAGAAGTAATTGAAACGGTTATTAACTTCTGGAGAGCGCATCAAGAAGAAATAAATATAAGTCAGGTAGAAGGTTTTGTACGGCAGATTTTAGGATGGAGAGAGTACATGCGAGGCATGTATTGGAAAGAGATGCCAGCATTTGCAACGACTAACCATCTTGAAAATCATAATGCGCTGCCAGATTTTTACTGGACTGGAAAGACTAAGATGAACTGCCTTAAGTGCAGTATCAACAATAGTCTAGATAACGCTTATGCACACCACATACAGCGATTAATGATTACTGGCAACTACGCGCTTCTTACTATGTGTGATCCAGCACAAGTAGATGAATGGTATCTCGGGATTTATATAGATGCTATAGAATGGGTTGAAATCACAAACACTCGCGGAATGTCGCAATGGGCAGATGGTGGTAAAATTGCGACAAAGCCCTATGTTTCAAGCGGAAGTTACATCAACAAAATGTCTAATTACTGCAAGGGGTGTCATTATAAAGCGAGTAAAAAAACAGGAGAAGATGCATGTCCTTTCAACTCCTTGTATTGGAATTTCTTAAATGAAAAACAAGAATATTTTAAAGGAAACAATCGCATGAGTATGATGCTAAGCCTTTTGAATAAAATGGATAAGAAGACATTACAGGCGCATCAAGAGCGCGCAGAAGACATCATTAAAAATCCAGCAAATTATTAA
- a CDS encoding 4'-phosphopantetheinyl transferase superfamily protein, whose protein sequence is MPLYKTITVSSSTTVYIWKIEEDITTLSRNIKLTDHCQNRLQGMKSELHQRGFMSIRHLLAEAGYTDFDLYYDKNGKPHLHDGKHISITHSYTFTAIIVSDQPVGIDIEKQRDKILRIAHKFTPIEEYYTLTNADARMRKLTIVWGAKESLYKLYAQEGLSFLKHIDVADFNFDDAKTTATVNYKGAISTYDLTFMEFEGFTCVYGY, encoded by the coding sequence ATGCCTCTTTACAAAACGATAACAGTTAGCTCGAGTACAACAGTCTATATTTGGAAGATTGAGGAAGATATTACTACGCTTTCGCGAAATATAAAACTTACAGATCATTGCCAGAATAGACTACAAGGAATGAAGTCTGAGCTTCACCAAAGGGGCTTCATGAGTATACGCCACCTCCTAGCCGAAGCTGGATACACAGACTTTGATTTATATTACGATAAGAATGGAAAACCACATCTACACGATGGAAAGCATATTTCTATAACACACAGCTACACCTTTACTGCCATTATTGTGAGTGATCAACCTGTGGGTATTGATATAGAAAAACAACGCGACAAAATCTTGCGCATTGCTCATAAATTTACACCTATAGAAGAATACTACACACTTACTAATGCAGATGCTCGCATGCGCAAACTCACCATTGTATGGGGAGCAAAGGAATCACTTTATAAACTCTATGCTCAAGAAGGACTGAGCTTTTTAAAGCATATAGATGTAGCAGATTTTAATTTTGATGATGCCAAGACTACAGCCACGGTAAATTATAAAGGCGCAATCTCCACCTATGATCTCACCTTTATGGAGTTCGAGGGATTTACCTGTGTCTACGGTTATTAA
- the msrA gene encoding peptide-methionine (S)-S-oxide reductase MsrA — protein MKNNLQQATIGGGCFWCVEAVIQRLKGVSNVVSGYAGGQVPGHPTYREICSGLTGHAEVIQFDFDPAVITYAEILTVFLTTHDPTTLNRQGADRGTQYRSVIFYHNDEQKAQAEQVIKVVQEYYEDPIVTEVSELPPFYEATQEHQDYYNENRQQGYCRVVIDPKVAKLKKFYEHLLAS, from the coding sequence ATGAAAAATAATTTACAACAAGCCACGATAGGTGGAGGATGTTTCTGGTGTGTAGAAGCTGTTATACAACGCTTAAAAGGTGTTTCTAATGTAGTTTCTGGATATGCTGGAGGACAAGTCCCTGGACATCCTACCTATAGAGAGATTTGTTCCGGACTTACGGGACATGCAGAGGTGATACAATTTGATTTTGACCCTGCCGTAATTACCTATGCAGAGATACTTACTGTATTTCTTACCACACACGACCCTACAACCCTAAATAGACAAGGAGCAGATCGTGGGACACAATATAGATCTGTAATTTTTTATCACAATGATGAGCAAAAAGCACAAGCAGAACAAGTGATTAAGGTGGTACAAGAGTATTATGAGGATCCTATAGTTACTGAGGTTTCAGAATTACCTCCATTTTATGAGGCTACACAAGAACACCAAGATTACTATAATGAAAATAGACAGCAAGGATATTGTCGCGTAGTCATAGATCCTAAGGTAGCCAAGCTCAAAAAATTTTATGAGCATTTGCTCGCTTCTTAA
- a CDS encoding deoxyribodipyrimidine photo-lyase, with amino-acid sequence MKSAQKTSLKIQQIIKKEVNIVWLKRDLRLHDHLPLYNAVQEGKPLLLLYILEPSLEADPHYSDRHFNFIKESLQDLQRELLAFDTKILIVHDEVVSAFKELIKHYKIHTVFSHQETGLRVTYDRDLALEAYANNLKIASPENKFGWVEFANNGVQRKLKNRVGWSEDWEWFMKQPQIPFQPKKNQLLSIQYINALEDNFKKISLQTPASSPFQKGGTTMAMRYLASFLHDNRYLNYSKHISKPSLARKSCSRLSPYIAWGNVSIRQVYQEAKHFRESSKNKRAIDGFTSRLRWQAHFIQKFEMEDSMEFLSVNKGYHKLSKRANLTYQKAWKEGKTGYPLVDACMRCLCETGYLNFRMRAMTLSFFTHNLWQPWQDATHHLAQQFLDFEPGIHYPQIQMQAGETGINMLRIYNPVKNGYEHDEDGEFIKKWIPELTSVPIAYIHEPWTMSVLEQQFCNTVIGEDYPAPIIDIKKTAKYAGDVLWKLKDDNMVKRDAYRILRRHTLANRNNFD; translated from the coding sequence ATCAAGAGCGCGCAGAAGACATCATTAAAAATCCAGCAAATTATTAAGAAAGAGGTAAACATAGTATGGTTAAAAAGGGACTTGCGTTTGCATGACCACTTGCCCTTGTACAATGCTGTGCAAGAGGGTAAACCGCTGCTTTTACTTTACATTTTAGAACCTTCATTAGAAGCAGATCCTCATTACAGCGACCGTCACTTTAACTTTATTAAAGAGTCATTGCAAGATTTACAGCGTGAATTACTGGCCTTTGATACTAAGATTTTGATTGTCCATGATGAAGTGGTCTCTGCTTTTAAAGAGCTTATAAAACATTATAAAATTCACACCGTTTTCTCACATCAAGAAACTGGACTGCGTGTTACCTATGATAGAGATCTTGCACTAGAGGCATATGCAAATAATCTAAAAATAGCCTCACCAGAAAATAAATTTGGCTGGGTAGAATTTGCAAATAACGGAGTACAACGCAAACTTAAAAATCGTGTAGGATGGAGCGAAGACTGGGAGTGGTTTATGAAACAACCGCAGATTCCTTTTCAGCCCAAAAAGAATCAATTACTATCAATACAATATATTAATGCTCTAGAAGATAATTTTAAAAAAATCTCTTTACAAACACCTGCATCTAGTCCTTTTCAAAAGGGAGGGACGACGATGGCGATGCGATACCTAGCTTCCTTTTTGCATGATAATCGATACCTCAATTATTCAAAACATATATCAAAACCTAGCCTAGCTAGAAAGAGCTGCTCTAGATTGTCACCATACATCGCTTGGGGAAATGTGAGTATACGCCAAGTGTATCAGGAAGCAAAACATTTTCGCGAAAGCTCTAAAAATAAACGTGCCATCGATGGGTTTACTTCACGATTGCGATGGCAAGCACATTTCATTCAGAAGTTTGAAATGGAGGATTCAATGGAATTTTTGAGTGTGAATAAAGGATATCACAAGCTTTCCAAAAGAGCAAATCTCACCTATCAAAAGGCTTGGAAAGAAGGAAAAACAGGTTATCCACTTGTTGATGCTTGTATGCGATGTCTGTGTGAGACTGGCTACCTAAATTTTAGAATGCGTGCTATGACGCTATCTTTTTTTACACATAACTTATGGCAACCTTGGCAAGATGCCACGCACCACCTAGCCCAGCAGTTTCTAGATTTTGAACCAGGTATTCACTATCCTCAAATACAAATGCAAGCGGGTGAAACAGGAATAAATATGCTACGTATATACAATCCGGTTAAAAATGGTTATGAGCATGATGAAGATGGTGAGTTTATAAAGAAATGGATTCCAGAATTGACAAGTGTGCCTATCGCATACATCCATGAACCGTGGACGATGAGTGTTCTTGAACAACAATTTTGCAATACAGTTATAGGTGAAGATTATCCTGCGCCTATTATTGACATTAAGAAAACGGCAAAATATGCAGGAGACGTGTTGTGGAAGCTTAAGGACGATAATATGGTAAAGCGAGATGCGTATCGTATCTTAAGACGACACACGCTCGCAAACAGAAATAATTTTGATTAA
- a CDS encoding DUF4301 family protein codes for MKITEQDIEHITDLGVTRDQVEQQFEILKQGIPFTKLRSAATKGNGLIVLKPEEQEQLVQHYEDRKDGINPLKFTPASGAATRMFKFLFEFVEDYNPNDGSINAYINKKGVPELRLFFVGLESFPFYKKIRARIKEKYGKDGADINENRLRFVKIMLEEKELNFGKKPKGLFPFHSYKKYVAAAFEEHLFEGALYATKGTVARLHFTVSKEHQKRFAKRFHKRKDYIERKTGVTFDISYSYQDSATDTVAITESNTLLRDENGKLVFRPGGHGALIKNLNEQDADIIFIKNIDNVVVNKYKTQVAYYKKMLAGKLLSLQATSFEYLKKIDKQRDLLDNERQEIATFLKNNLCLRLPANHDSLDQSTQIAHYRNLLDRPIRVCGMVKNEGEPGGGPFWVLDEDGTESLQIIESVQINPDDKEQQEILKNATHFNPVDIICGVKNYKGEKYNLLNYVDYKAGFIASKSYQGKKIKALEHPGLWNGAMAHWNTIFIEVPLLTFNPVKTVNDLLKPAHQVK; via the coding sequence TTGAAAATCACAGAACAAGACATAGAGCACATCACAGACTTAGGTGTAACCAGAGATCAAGTAGAACAACAGTTCGAGATTCTTAAGCAAGGTATTCCCTTTACAAAATTACGCAGTGCGGCTACAAAAGGAAATGGACTCATAGTACTTAAGCCCGAAGAACAAGAACAACTTGTACAACATTATGAGGATCGAAAAGATGGTATAAATCCATTAAAATTTACCCCAGCCTCTGGTGCTGCTACTAGAATGTTTAAATTTCTATTTGAATTTGTAGAAGATTATAACCCTAATGATGGAAGCATTAATGCGTACATTAATAAAAAAGGAGTTCCAGAGTTAAGATTATTCTTTGTTGGCTTAGAGAGCTTCCCTTTCTACAAGAAAATAAGAGCACGCATTAAAGAAAAGTATGGCAAAGATGGTGCAGACATTAATGAAAACAGATTGCGCTTTGTAAAAATAATGCTTGAGGAGAAAGAACTTAATTTTGGAAAAAAACCCAAAGGCCTATTTCCTTTTCATAGTTATAAAAAATATGTAGCAGCAGCTTTTGAAGAGCACCTTTTTGAAGGCGCGTTGTATGCTACCAAAGGAACTGTCGCTCGCCTTCACTTTACGGTTTCAAAAGAACATCAGAAGAGATTTGCAAAACGTTTTCATAAACGTAAAGATTATATTGAACGTAAGACCGGTGTGACCTTTGACATATCTTATTCTTACCAAGATTCGGCTACAGATACGGTTGCCATTACAGAGTCAAATACTCTTTTAAGAGATGAGAATGGAAAACTCGTATTTAGACCAGGAGGGCATGGAGCTTTAATTAAAAATTTAAATGAGCAAGATGCAGATATCATATTCATTAAGAATATTGATAATGTAGTTGTAAATAAGTACAAGACTCAAGTTGCTTATTATAAAAAAATGCTTGCTGGAAAGTTGCTTTCACTTCAAGCAACATCTTTTGAATATCTAAAGAAAATCGACAAACAAAGAGACCTTTTGGACAACGAGCGTCAAGAGATAGCTACCTTCTTAAAAAACAATCTATGCTTGAGACTTCCTGCAAATCATGACAGTCTTGACCAGAGTACACAAATTGCTCATTACAGAAATCTATTAGACCGCCCCATACGTGTCTGTGGTATGGTAAAAAATGAAGGCGAACCAGGAGGTGGACCTTTCTGGGTGCTTGATGAAGATGGTACTGAGAGCTTACAAATTATAGAAAGTGTACAAATCAACCCTGATGACAAGGAGCAGCAAGAAATTCTTAAAAACGCCACTCATTTTAATCCAGTTGACATTATTTGCGGTGTAAAAAATTACAAAGGAGAGAAGTACAATCTTCTCAATTATGTGGATTACAAAGCAGGATTTATCGCTTCAAAAAGCTACCAAGGAAAGAAAATAAAAGCACTTGAACATCCAGGACTTTGGAATGGTGCAATGGCACACTGGAACACCATATTTATAGAAGTTCCACTACTTACTTTTAATCCAGTAAAAACAGTAAACGACCTTCTCAAACCAGCTCACCAAGTTAAATAA
- a CDS encoding deoxyribodipyrimidine photo-lyase — MDTALVWFRNNLRTQDNTSLTHAIASGKRVIGLYCFDPRQFQLGDFGFKKTEKYRAQFLTETVENLKSNLNNLNIALIVTHEHPEKTIPALIDQHNISEIYSQKEWTREENEVTLAVEKKLSNVKHHTYYDQFLFHPQDIPFDTFGDIPQVFTQFRKKCEKESNIQPLQEKIEALSSKNLLDEESDIPDLQELG, encoded by the coding sequence ATGGATACCGCACTGGTATGGTTTAGAAATAATTTACGAACACAAGATAATACCTCCCTGACTCATGCAATTGCCTCAGGTAAGCGAGTTATAGGATTATACTGTTTTGATCCTAGACAATTTCAATTAGGTGATTTTGGGTTTAAAAAGACGGAGAAATATCGCGCTCAATTCTTAACTGAGACTGTCGAGAATCTTAAAAGTAATCTCAACAATCTTAACATCGCTTTGATTGTAACTCACGAGCATCCAGAAAAGACTATTCCAGCACTCATAGACCAACACAACATCTCAGAAATCTACTCTCAAAAAGAGTGGACGCGTGAAGAAAATGAAGTTACCCTTGCTGTTGAAAAAAAGTTAAGTAACGTAAAGCATCACACCTATTATGATCAGTTTCTCTTTCATCCCCAAGATATTCCTTTCGATACTTTCGGAGACATTCCTCAAGTATTCACTCAATTCCGTAAAAAGTGCGAGAAAGAAAGCAATATCCAGCCTTTACAAGAAAAAATCGAAGCGCTTTCTTCAAAAAATCTACTCGATGAAGAAAGCGACATACCTGACTTGCAAGAGCTAGGTTAG